The sequence below is a genomic window from Callithrix jacchus isolate 240 chromosome 16, calJac240_pri, whole genome shotgun sequence.
TTATTCCCCCCAACTTGATTTGTTTGTTGTTGACAAAGgctagaggaaggaaagaaattggTAGAGAGGGGTCTTAAAATTCTTGAAACATTCTTTTGTGAAATGCATTTGAATGGGACAGGATTTGAATCCCATCCATTCCAACCACAATCTGTGTGGCTTCAATAACTCACTTAACTTCTTTTTAAGTCTTAATTTCCTTATTTGAAAAGGAGGGATGTTATTATATTACCCAGCAGGGTTTTAGTAgggataagatttttttttaattgttggcaTATAATAACTGTATAATAAATGGTAGTTATTATATTAAGATTGTCTTTCTACTAACAAATTACCTTTAtgtcattttcttccatttcaaaaCAGGATTTGGGGCACCTTTCAAAAATGATGAACGCAAGTAATAATAAGCAAAGAAATCCAATGGGAGGAATAGGAAGATAGAAAAGATGATATGAAGCATGGGCTTAAATAATTTTGAGAATCATCACTTCTGGTGATAACATGTTTGGTTTTTCTTCCCAACAGATATGACATCAAAGCTCTCATTGGGACAGGCAGTTTCAGCAGGGTTGTCAGGGTAGAGCAGAAGACCACCAAGAAACCTTTTGCAATAAAAGTGATGGACACCAGAGATAGACAAGGTAAAGAAGCGTGTGTGTCTGAGCTGAGTGTGCTGCGGCGGGTTAGCCATTGTTATATTGTCCAGCTCATAGAGATCTTTGAGGCTGAGGATCGAGTTTACATGGTGATGGAGCTGGCTACTGGAGGGGAGCTTTTTGATCGACTCATTGCTCAGGGATCCTTTACAGAGTGGGATGCTGTCAGAATCCTCCGGATGGTTGCTGATGGGATTAGGTATTTGCACACACTGCGAATAACGCACAGGAACCTAAAGCCTGAAAATCTCTTATACTATCATCCAGGTGCAGAGTCGAAAATATTAATTACAGATTTTGGTTTGGCACACTCTGGGAACAAAAGTGGTGACTGGACGATGAAGACATTCTGTGGGACCCCAGAGTACATAGCTCCTGAGGTTTTGCTAAGGAAGCCTTATACCAGTGCAGTGGATATGTGGGCTCTTGGTGTGATCACATATGTTTTACTTAGCGGATTCCTGCCTTTTGATGATGAAAGCCAGACAAGGCTTTACAGGAAGATTCTGAAAGGCAAATATAATTATACAGGAGAGGTAAGATAGCCTTATTTTATTCCTATTGTGTTGCTTTACAGTGGGGTTTCTCTACCTTGCCACGTTTGACATTTAAGACTGGATGATTCCTTATTGGGGTTTGGGGTTATCCTGTGTGCTGTAGAATGTTTAgcggcatccctggcctctaccctaAATACCAGTAATGCACCTCCCCCAGTTGTGGCACCcacaaatgtctccagacattgtaAAATGTTCCCTGTGGGGTAGAATCACCCCTGACTGAGAGCCATTGGTCTCAAGATAGCAAGGGCCTCAATTACTAGCTGCCTGTGGTTAGCACGTAACACTGACAATCAAGTAGATAAATGAGTTTGTCtgcagtttttttcttaaatctgtgTGGAGCCTGAGCTGGCTAACTAGACTAATATGTTCACAGAAGCTCAGCATGACGCTTGGATGTTTGGCGAGAGATTTTTCTGCCTTAAATCTTGGTGATCCAAGCCCTTTTTGTGATGAAGTGTTTTCTCAGGAAATGTTTAACCTCACAGCTTGTGTAAAATATTTATCCACTGATTAAACTTGAAACTCCCAGTGTTCATGAATGTGTTAACTTTTTGCTGTTTTGGGTAGGGAAGGAAAGTTGTCAATGCTTGTATATGGGAAGCCTGACAAAATAGGGAATTCATTTCATGTACAGCAAATGAGCAAatttatttgacttttaatttctcataaaaaaattgatatttgcttataccta
It includes:
- the PSKH2 gene encoding serine/threonine-protein kinase H2, with protein sequence MGCGASRKVVLWPPALASAKHEGQSQGGVGGAGPGPKAAAQAAQRMQVARFRAKFDPRVLARYDIKALIGTGSFSRVVRVEQKTTKKPFAIKVMDTRDRQGKEACVSELSVLRRVSHCYIVQLIEIFEAEDRVYMVMELATGGELFDRLIAQGSFTEWDAVRILRMVADGIRYLHTLRITHRNLKPENLLYYHPGAESKILITDFGLAHSGNKSGDWTMKTFCGTPEYIAPEVLLRKPYTSAVDMWALGVITYVLLSGFLPFDDESQTRLYRKILKGKYNYTGEPWPSISHLAKDFIDKLLILEAGHRMSAGQALDHPWLITMAAGPSMKNLQSAISQNLLRKASPHSQSPGSAQSSKSRYSHKSRHMWSKRNLRIAESPLSALL